Proteins encoded together in one Candidatus Bathyarchaeota archaeon window:
- a CDS encoding LLM class flavin-dependent oxidoreductase — protein MAEVNLSLGLTTSISTGMVKWLTDILDRIGVYGVWVGEDIGKLQDIFTLTGIILLETERVIVGIGVTSPLIRNPTTVARAAATLTEISPRFRFGLGVGGLQDLTLMGLKVEKPAKLMEENINLLRAIWRGEKVTNPRLGLTDYRLKYHVDGEIPIFVGARGPRMLRLAADLADGLILSGPKKYIEDTVRSISGRLAERRSRFTFVLWLPTIMVQSKGDLDLAKKTVAIVAADTPDTVLERAGIQMEMVEEIRSRLATSGIEAASEHVPEVLMEHLCISGSADKICDRFLEYSRVGVDEIVFGPPYGRNPREAIEKVTEAWRAASEVWNQHKY, from the coding sequence TTGGCTGAGGTGAACCTGAGCCTAGGCCTCACAACAAGCATATCAACAGGCATGGTCAAGTGGCTCACAGATATACTCGACCGGATCGGAGTATATGGTGTATGGGTAGGTGAAGACATAGGTAAACTTCAAGATATCTTCACCCTCACAGGAATAATACTTCTTGAGACAGAGAGAGTCATAGTTGGGATAGGGGTCACAAGTCCCCTCATCAGAAACCCCACAACCGTAGCGAGGGCCGCTGCGACCCTGACGGAGATATCTCCAAGATTCAGGTTTGGTCTAGGTGTAGGAGGCCTACAAGATTTGACCCTGATGGGCTTAAAGGTTGAGAAGCCAGCTAAGTTGATGGAGGAAAATATCAATCTGCTGAGGGCCATCTGGAGGGGAGAGAAGGTTACCAACCCTAGGCTAGGCCTCACAGATTACAGGTTAAAATACCATGTCGACGGCGAGATACCAATATTTGTGGGTGCGAGAGGACCTAGGATGCTCAGGCTTGCGGCAGACCTGGCTGATGGCCTCATCTTGAGCGGACCTAAAAAGTACATCGAGGACACCGTGAGATCCATATCTGGAAGGTTGGCCGAGCGAAGATCCAGATTCACATTCGTACTATGGCTTCCCACCATAATGGTCCAGAGTAAAGGTGACCTCGACCTTGCAAAGAAGACAGTTGCGATAGTTGCAGCCGACACACCAGACACAGTCCTTGAGCGGGCAGGGATACAAATGGAAATGGTTGAAGAGATAAGGAGTAGGTTAGCAACCTCAGGGATTGAGGCTGCATCTGAACATGTACCTGAAGTGTTGATGGAGCATCTTTGCATAAGTGGATCCGCCGATAAGATATGTGATAGGTTTCTGGAGTATTCAAGGGTCGGTGTCGACGAAATCGTCTTCGGACCACCATACGGTAGAAACCCTAGAGAAGCCATAGAGAAGGTGACTGAAGCTTGGAGGGCGGCCTCTGAAGTTTGGAATCAGCATAAATATTGA
- a CDS encoding phosphoribosyltransferase: protein MIGERDDKPIVLAIPSGGVPVGYCLSKRLGASLDIILVRKIPIPGNPEAGFGAVALDGTIVLNTILVQDLGLTQKMTKLLAEDRLKEIRIREEKFRAGRAPPDLTGREIIIVDDGLASGYTMLAAIISVKKQNPKHVTVAVPTAHDEALNLISKHVDEVYCLNVRTGPFYAVADAYKKWYDLTDGEVMKYLTETWGRECRNTPTVKGKSQYEVKNLKIQ, encoded by the coding sequence ATGATAGGGGAAAGAGACGATAAACCAATAGTTCTAGCCATCCCTTCAGGAGGTGTTCCAGTAGGATATTGCCTCTCAAAGAGGCTCGGGGCCTCCCTAGACATAATCCTTGTACGCAAGATCCCTATCCCAGGAAATCCTGAGGCTGGATTCGGCGCGGTGGCCCTTGACGGCACGATAGTTTTGAACACCATACTCGTCCAAGACCTGGGTCTGACACAAAAGATGACCAAACTTTTAGCAGAGGATAGGTTGAAGGAGATCAGAATAAGAGAGGAAAAGTTTCGTGCCGGCAGAGCTCCACCAGATCTGACGGGTAGGGAGATTATCATTGTAGACGACGGTCTCGCCTCAGGTTACACTATGCTTGCAGCCATCATCTCAGTGAAGAAGCAAAATCCCAAACATGTTACGGTCGCGGTTCCAACAGCACACGATGAGGCGCTGAACCTCATATCTAAGCATGTAGATGAAGTTTACTGCCTGAACGTGAGAACAGGCCCATTCTACGCTGTTGCAGACGCCTATAAGAAGTGGTATGACCTGACCGATGGGGAGGTTATGAAGTATTTGACTGAAACCTGGGGAAGAGAGTGTCGAAATACACCAACTGTCAAAGGAAAATCTCAATACGAGGTTAAAAACCTTAAAATTCAATGA